The Lineus longissimus chromosome 8, tnLinLong1.2, whole genome shotgun sequence region gagatttaaatttttcactcaagattttaaatgaagtttgaaaattcatttttcacttgatgatcatgctaatcatgactgcatgagtccagtttccctgcacccatagtttattactgatggtagctttcctatatctaattgtctaatgtaaaaaagttgggcattttgtggggggtgtactgtggtcttggcctctcctaccttgggggtggggtggggtggaggttggtcttgttggcatccaggtttgaaattgatgtaggcATTCCATATGATCCTTGAGATATCATAAAACTCTTGACTGGTGTTATTATGGACTActcgtttttctctcttgtaattcggcaattttatatcagataacaaagcgtaattcaaacggataccgcgtctcgttgaggctgccattgtgattgattgctgcgagctgattcgtcaatggcggcacgtgactgattacACTGGCGGCCTCTATCGGACGGCGTTGGTCAGGTTTTTCTGGTGTTGTATTTCACAGAAACGTTtttgtcatgtagaaacagtAGTGACACGTAACAGCCAACTAGACGGGTCAGAGGTCAGACATACTAGGTCACCCCCAGAATCTGGGGGTGACGAGGCATATGACGTGTGGGTGTGAGAATGTTGTGTGCTTCCTTTAAAAGCATAGACTCCAGTTAACCTTTAAAGTCAAAAGTCCTTGTAAAAGTACTTAGTTTATGGCCTCTCAAATTAAGGTAATTCAATCGATTTCCATTTATGTTTAAAGCGAAATACTAAAAGTAACTTTTGTATTGTAGCAACCAACTTTATATGCTCAGAAATAACAATAATGATTTTGTATTACCATTCGCTCGTAGAGAGCTGTCATTGAACTCGTTTGTTATTAAAGGTATAAATCTGTGGAACAACTTATGTAAAGATATCAGGAATTTACCAACCATTTACGGTTTTAAGAATGCCTTAAAAAGGCAATCACTCCCGGAAAGTCCCCCAATATGGCTGGCGACTAGAAATAGAGTAGCTTCAATTTATCTGTGTAGACTTCGTAATCGCTGTAGAGCTTTGCATGGTCACTTGTTTCATTGTAACCTACGAGATGATGCCTCATGTTTATGTGGTGCTGCCTAAGAAGGAACTGATcactttttgatgcaatgtcCTAGGTACAATCGCCTGAGGGCAATACTTCTCCAAAAACTGAACTGGATTCCAAACATAAATTTACAAATATTATTATCTGGGAACCTTCGCTTTACTTTGGAGGAAAATATATCCACATTGAACGCTGTTCAGACTTTCATCATACGCACAAATAGATTCTCCCTTCAAAGGCCGCTACCGCCAGATCCCCTGTAAATAACGGTGTCAATTGTTGACAAAGCACCACCATACTTCTTTCACAAAAAACCTGTATGTAAACTTATGTTTGTCTACTGCACCATTTGTAGATTACTTTGTACTGTGGAAAGGACATTTTATAAGTTTCTTTGAAACTTACGTCCAATCCCTATTCTCTTCTATGAATAAAAATATGCTTAAACTAAACCAAGGAAAGGTTAACAGAAAAGGAAACTAATTATAATGTGGAGTTTTGAGTTTGAAATTGTTTACAGTACGCGAGGTTATTGAGTTTGATTTTTTCTTCTAGAGGGAGGCGATATTGATTCACAAATCCAATGATGCAAGTTGACGTGACCGATACCAAACTTAGGCCGTTTCGAGGGACCCGCCACGTCACTTGTACCATGGAGAGATATCACTGTCGCCTAAAGGCCGCCGCACTTGGGCGATTTTTTAGCGATTTTCTTCGCGATTGCCTTGTCAACTGCCTGAGCCACTGGAATTTTGAGGGTTTAGTTGCTTCGTTTGCGGCAGATCGTTGCCTTGAGTGACAACTGACTAATCGGTTCAACTGGTCTCATATCTAATCGCTTGTGCTTTCATCACATCGTTTGCGGACACTTGGGCGATTACATGACCGACTGCATATAAACGTCCGTTCCTCAGTAGGTCTAGTCATTGGTCAACATAGACATGGAAGTGGAAGACTATGCACATGAAGACATTGCCGTTAAACTGGCAATGGAGAGGGAGAAGCATCCAGGGTTGTATGTGACAACTTGTAATGAATACAGGGATGTTGACTACAAGGCTGCCGCTCTTAAGAGCATCGGCAAGGCAATCGGTTGCAGCGGTAAGTTGACATTCGGGGTTAATCGGGAACAAACAAACATTGAAAATTAAACGTACACCTTTATTTCACCTTTATTTTCAGTTATCATCACTTCATTATGATTAAGCGTACTCATGACAATCTCTATACACGTCTATTTCAGTGCCCACAGTAAaaaccaaaatgaaatttttacGCACGATGCTCGCTCGAGCTGTAAAGTGCCCTCCATCCGGAAGCTCCCGGAAGAAGCTGCCGAAGAAACAAGAATGGGTGAACGAAAACCTACAGTTTTTGTTGCCCTATATGAACACAGGCAAAACGTCAACGAATCTCATGGTATTTATGACGTCTTGAAGTGTCATTCGAACACCATATCGTATTGCCATGAAACCTCCCCGTTTGGCGACATGAAGTAGTCACGCATAGCATCCCTTTGTTGTTTTGCGTTCAGTTTGCACATACGTTGGTTGGTTTTTTGAGCGGTGTCAGCTGTTTTTCTTGCGCACCTCTCCATGCTCCGTCCATCCGTATATGGGAAGCATTTTCTCAGTCTACGTCTCCTCGTCTGATATAAAAGGTGGACTGGTTATCTATCAAATAGTTGCGCAAACAACAAGCTCCAAGAACTATGTCCTCAAGTACTCTTGGTCCCAGCTTTATAGTCGTTAGAAATACTCTAAACCTGTGAGCGAAAATCCCGAAACAATTTTCTGAGGTGCGCCTTGCATGACTCAATCGATAGTTGTGGATTTGGTGACCATATCATGAGTTCTATCGGGGTATGGCTTTGAACAATCTAGTCGCAATTGAAAGGCAGCATCCCCTATAATATGGGGGTGGACAAGTATTCCACTTGTTCCAAGTTCTGCATCTGGAGGAAAATTCAATGTGTTGAAATCCATGCCTAATTTCAGTGTGGACTGATGGAATATTCCAGCATCCCCTGCGTGACCCGGGGCCCCAACATCAACGTACAGGAATCTGTATCTTGCGTCAACAAGCGCAAGAAGTATGACAGAGAAAAAGTGCTTGTAATTAAAACATGCTGATCCGGTGTCTCCTGGCTTCTCGATGCTGATATGTTTGCCGTCTATTGCTCCAAGGCAAAGCGGTTGGTTCCAATTGTCCTCAAACTCTGACATAACAATTTTCCACTCATCCTGGCTCTCGGgcatctgaaataaaaaaaaaagattgatATGCCTATTTTTCTTATTGCAGGCACAAGCAAACACCCCTAATGATTTTGAAGAAGGATTGGAAAGAAAAGAAGATTCAAACGATGATTCAGATGGTGATATGGTTGAAGAGGACAAGGTTGTGGAAGGCCCTGAAAAGTTGCCGGATGACCCAGAGGTCCCTCCTATGACATCAGAAGGTCCGTCGACCAAACGCCGCAGCTCCTTCTCCTGCCGAACGGTCCACCGCAGCCGAGTTAAGAACGGGAGGACTACCAAGACACTGAGGAAGGGCAAAATGAACCAGTTTGAAGAAGAAGAGTTGAGCCTGCTGAAAAAACTTACAAACCCTTGTGAGACACCTGCAAAACTTAATCAGGACATGGACGAAATGGACTCTTTCTGTCGCCATCTCTCCTTCAGACTCAAAAGGCTGGATAAGCGTGGTCAGATGATGGTAGTACACAAAATCGAAAATGTCGTGTTTGACATCGAGTATAGTGGTTTGTTTGCAGGCATTGATGATCATCCCACTCCACAAAGCAGTGGGATGCTTCCACCACCCGCCTACTTTCCTGCTGCCAGATTCGATACCCTAACAACAGGTAGCCCGTTTCCCCAACCTCGGCACCAATACGTTCCGGGGGTGCCTACTGCCCAAACCCAACTTCCCCCAGTTTACAGTTTCTTCCCCCTGTACGCAATTTTCAAAGGATGACAACGCTGGCTATGAGAGTTCGGATAGGCCCTTCCAGTTAACCTCATTGTGAGCTATGACTTCAATAACTTGTTCTGTATGTATAAAACCTCCTTTCCTTTTCAAATTACCGgcatatatttgtgaaaaatgtactATTCTGCTTAAATACATGAATGTTGGCGTTTCCTCAGTCGTTGTATTGCTAACGTCATGGTTTTTATAATTTTCTACGTTCATTTTCAACTGGAGACACAGGAACTTACCTTGAGGTACTTTTCACCGAGAGCGTCAAATATTGCCACTGTTGTTTCTTTCACGATGTTTGATATTGTTCTTTCTCCAACTCTGAACAGAAAGGACAGACTTTCGAACGTTTCCCCTGAAATTTGAGCATAAGGTATGTTTTAGAATATGAATTTTTTTACATTACACCTCAAAACTCAATACATAAATTATGGAATCAAGTAAGATTATCTATACTGACCAGGAGCTAGAAAACGCAGTGTGATGGTTAAACGCTCCCCTGGTGAAATTGCCTCTCGCATTAGTGTATCTTGTTTCACTAGCAGTGGTCCAATCAGGCGGATGAGGTCGTCGAAAATATCCGGTTTCATTCTTGGGAACTTCCGGTACGAGTTCACATCTTCGAGGCGGAGCTCCTTGACAAGATTCTCGTATGCCCCCAAACGCTGACGTCGGAGAATCCATTTGTGTGCCCAGAAGAAGCCGTTCTATTTTGCCGCCGGCGCCGTTGGCGGCGCAAAAACAACAACGCAATGACTAGCATATGCCGCTGACAACAGGCAGCCGCCATGGGGTGGTATGACTAGCTTGAAGAAGTTGACGCCGTCCAGTATATGGCTGATCATCACATGACATACTACCGATCAGTGATTGGCTGGCGAAGACCAGATAAATAATAGCCCAGATCATGACAAAAGAAAGTTCAGCCGACCAAGCGATTGAAattaaacatgttgaattttCAGTCACTTCGTGCAACAGTTGTTTCAACTAGTCGGGCCACGAAGAAAATCAGTTGCGCAGGCGATTTTTGTCCGCAAACAAAATCGATGCGACGCCACCATCGACTGCGACCTAGGTCGCTATCGGAAGTTGGTCGCCGGTTTGCGGATTATTCACTCGACTGGTCGCACACGACGTCGCCTGGCGATCTCACTTGCGATCATCGCTGGCAACGTCGCGGTCGCCAGTGGCGTCGGCAGTCGGCTCGattttgttgcccgtgtgcgGCGGCCTTTAGACACATGTTAACAACAAAGCAATGTATAAATAGTGGGGGGATTTCTTTCCCTCAACCTCGGAATCATGGGTGTAGAGCATGTTTGCTCTACATCTGTGTCGGATTGTACAAGAGAAGTAATAAAGTTAATACAGGAAAGACGTCTTAACGTTGATCAAGAGCTAGAATTTCCCCCTCCCCCGACAAAGTGGCGCAACATGGGTGTTACCAGGGGCTACGGTGCAGCCATTTTAAATTGTTAATCAAGTAGTCCCAGGTTGGAGAGATTGATTCATTTCAAACTAAATTAACAGAACTAAGAGACCTTTACTCGACAATGAGGATAGGAAATCCAACATGACTTGTTCATTTTAAATATGACGTAACACCACGAGGCACTTCTACTCTACCCACAATCTCGGATAGGAAATCCAATATGACTTGTTCATTTTAAACATGACGTAACACCACGTGGCACTCCTACTCTACCCACAATCTGGGATAGGAAATCCAACATGACTTGTTCATTTTAAACAAGACGTAACACCACATGACACTCCTACTCTACCCTCAGGTCCCAAACGAACTCAGCCATGTTCgatagtgatgacgtcacaggcTTTGTGTCGATGTCGATTAATCAACGAATATACGGGTCCGTGTATACGGCAGTTCATAAACTAGGTGttaaaaaaaacacactttttgcCACTTTTGGCACTTTTTTTGCCACTTTTGTTTTCTAATAACTTCTAAACCACTACTGCCACACGGACCAAATTTTAAAGGCATGTATTAACTGACATCCATAAAAAAATCTGGTGAAGGTGTGATTGCGTAATGAGTTATGACAACCGAGAAATAAGAGATTTCATTTTGGGGTCGTTTTGGTTGACCTGTCTCTTAAAACCGTGTCTGCAATGACATTCGAGGTGATCCAGACTTCCTTGAGAACAGAGCCTTCCGTCACTGCCTTGAATGCAGTCGGAGTGTGCCAGGTCGAGAGTGCACGGTTTTGTAGTGTATTGGCTTTCGCTCTCTCCCAGTTCCAACTCAATGACAACGCGATGTATATCcttcatattctttatttccTCTTGCTTCTGTAACCGGGGGCTAATTGGCTTTCCCTTGGCACTCAAACTATCAATGAACAGAGTAACGTCGACTCGACCTGTAAATCAAATAGGAACATAATTTTGAGAGTTGTCACTGGGACAAACACATGGCAAATGGCCCAGAACACTGGCAGAGAGAACCcacttaggcctacacccaaaaCACTATTAGAGTTACAAAGGAAATAGTAGGGGTGCCAGACCTCAGAAATGTGCATAAAGCAGGAGCAACTGGGTCACGTcatgacaattttcaaaattttgccccAAAACTGAAGGGGTTAATATAAAAGTCCTTTACCCCTGTTgcttagttaggtatcaaaaaACTACCCACTGGAGTGCTTTAGAATTCTGCATTAGTTGGCTTCCAATAGTCTAACTCACTTGGGCACAGCATGGCATAGAGTTTAGAGAGCCGTGGATTTTGACTTACCCCTTCCGcccatgaccttttgacctctagtTGACCCCAAATTGACCCAATTAGAAAACAATTGATCTCAAAATGTAGCACACCTTATAAGCTTTCCACAGATACCAAATATGATGGAAACATTTATGTGGAACCCtttgaaaaatgcaataacattTGCCCTACCCCTAAATTTTGGGGCGATTTTCCACTGCTCCGAAAATACAAAAGTAGGCAGGCCTCTGGAATCTGATGCAGAATGATCCACTCTACAAAAAAAAGTTAGAAACAAAAGTATGTCATGACGTGACCCAGTTTTTGTGGACTGGGTGGCCTTGGCACCCCTACTAAAATAGGTCTACAACTAAATGAGCCTGCCAGGAACCAATATAAAATAACCCAAGTAAAGCAAGCTAGGCATTTAACCCTCTGTGCCCTAAATCCCTAAATGGTAACATATTTCCCCCTTACAAGAAAATGTCTCCCGAAATTTAGTGAAATTTAGTGTAGCAGTGTATGAATAGAGATGAGATGAaatggatgaaaaaaatgaacgACACGAGACAAGGACAGACAAAAACATTGTCAGTATTGGCAATCTATTACAACCACAATTATGGTTAATATGGCTGAAACTTCAGACCAACATACATCCAAAGTCATATATGGTCAAGGGTAATTGCTTTTATTAGCACATACATCCATATATCGCTTGAGTACAAATCTATGTGAAAGTTGATGTACATGCTTAATTTGCgcacatcacatatcacacaaaCTCCAAACAATTATCATGCTTTTTTAGCACAAAGGTATAGGAAACCATCAATTCTAAGAACCAATCGATGGACTATGTAAAGGTTAACCAAAAATGAATTCTTATTAATTCAAAGACCTTCACAGCACCAACTGGATCAACTGGCAAAATCAATAATAAAGTCATAATTGTCTACATGTACAGTTCATATGTGACTATGATAAAAGACGAACCGCAGCATCCAAGGCAATTGGATTAGCCTTGAATACTGGATCATGTACAatgtcacgaagaatagaaatCTTCAACTGCCAATCTGGAACAGAAACCCGAGAGGACATTGCCCAATCCCCGGGCTGCATCCAGCCCGGCTGACGCATTTTCTGCTGCGGACAGTAAGGCCTACCATCGGCTTAGAAGACTTTGAGGAGTCACTATCAAACGAACTATTGGAAAAATTGTCAGAAGAACTCGCAGGCAAAGTAGCGGCTGATTGCTCCTCAACCACAGAAGCGCCTGGTTTACTCAAAGACCAGGGGGGCCTAGGAACAGGTTTTACTGTGGAAGGAGTCCCAGCACCACCTACCTATGCCTGTTCAAGCTCAAGACCAGAAATGGGTAATAATAAATTCCGGTGTAGGGTCTTTTGAACACCAGACGCAGAGGAGATCACAAACACAGGTCTTTCAGTATTGGGCTGAGCCACAACTGAGTAAGTATCATCCTCCCACTTGTTGGCAAGTTTATTTTTGCCACGATCACTGACTCTGCGAACTAAAACTTGATTGCACACCTGTAACGTAGCACCCCAGACTCTAAGATCATACGTACGCCaagattcggtctctgagtaggggtcacccaggggtacatttgtaccaagtttgagatccCTGGCtaaagtggttacgaaacgtgccaccaccgactaacggcgttgctgccgacaaactttgacctctgtgaccttcaaaagtaggtcaaatcaaaaacccagaggatatgtgatgtcccattggtagaagtaccttacctttttttcaaatttttcggaccggtAATAAGGGACAAAACATTCCATTTTCgacctctggccccctggtggcaaaaccgtatatcatatgaggccgcgattcggtctctgagtagcggtcacctaggggtacatgtgtaccaagttagagtggttacaaaatgtgccaccaccgactaacggcgttgctgccgacaaacgttgatctctgtgaccttcaaaagtgattcaaatcaaaaaccgggaggatatgtgatgtcccattggtagaagtacctaccatatttgtttcaaatttttcggagcggtaataagggagaaacacaatttttccattttgacATCCGGCCCCCAGATGGCAAAACCGTGTAACATATGAGGCCGCGATTCGGTCTCTGCgtagcggtcacctaggggtacatgtgtaccaagtaagagttcaaaagcttgagcggttacaaaacgtgccaccaccgaCTCACGGCGTTGCTGCCGacacaatttttccattttttacctctggccc contains the following coding sequences:
- the LOC135493049 gene encoding uncharacterized protein LOC135493049 encodes the protein MKFLRTMLARAVKCPPSGSSRKKLPKKQEWVNENLQFLLPYMNTGKTSTNLMAQANTPNDFEEGLERKEDSNDDSDGDMVEEDKVVEGPEKLPDDPEVPPMTSEGPSTKRRSSFSCRTVHRSRVKNGRTTKTLRKGKMNQFEEEELSLLKKLTNPCETPAKLNQDMDEMDSFCRHLSFRLKRLDKRGQMMVVHKIENVVFDIEYSGLFAGIDDHPTPQSSGMLPPPAYFPAARFDTLTTGSPFPQPRHQYVPGVPTAQTQLPPVYSFFPLYAIFKG